The Terriglobia bacterium genome segment ATGAACGCCGAAGGCAAGCCTCGAAGCTGGACGGATCATCTGTTGTGGCACCATGCCTGTCATACCGTCGATATCTTTCATCATCAAACCGGCGAGGTTGCATCGGAAGCCAGCGCCATGCAGGGGCCGATGCATCCCGAACTGAAGATTGCCATGGATATGAGCATCCAGATGAAAGTGCCTTCCGGCGCCCTTTGCACGCTCGCGCTCTCATTTAACAACAACGGTCCGCTCGGCACATGGTTCCGCTATATCTGCGACAACGGCACATATATCGCGCGGTATGACGAACTGGTCGACGGGTTCGAGAAACCTGTGGATGTTTCGAAAGTCGACGTCTCGCTCGACGGCATCGAGTTGCAGGACCGCGAATTCATTTCCGCCATCGAACAGAAACGGGAGCCCAATTCGAGCGTCGCCCAGGTGCTGCCCGCGATGCGCGTGCTGGATAGACTGGAGAGGTCTTTAAAATAAATTGAAAATTAGAAATCAGAAGTTGGAAATTAGAAATCGGATTTCCAATTTCCAACTTCTGATTTCGAATTTCCAATAAGTTCTTATTTACACGAATCGCCGTAAGGCTTCTGCATACCGTCGTGGGCGGCAGTCTGGGCGTGCTGCGAATCGTCTCCAAGCTGGATCGCCTGCTGGTAGTAGCCGACGGCCTTATCCCTCTCGCATTCCAGGTCCGAAATACGGCCACGGTAAATGTAGGCCCAGACCTTCATCCCCGGCTCTGCCGAGCCGCTCCGGATAGCGCGATCAAAGTACTGTTTTGCCTGGTCGGCGTCGCCCTTCCTGCTCGCAATCAGACCAAGCCCATATTCGGCAGCTCCGTTGTCTTTGTCGAAATCGGAAAGCACGCGCTCGAATGCAGACTGGGCTTTCGCCATATCCCCGGCATTGAAAGCAACCTGCGCCTGCGCCAGCAGATCATGCGCGGGATCGGGCGGCGGCTCAGGCGGACGTGCAGGAACTTCGGGACGCGCGACGGATTTCTGCGGAACCGGGATCTTCTGGAAGGTCTGGTCGAAGCGCGTTTCTTCGACGTTGAATTTGACATCTCTGGCCATCTCGCCGAACTCGTCGCGCAAAGAGACGTTGTCGTTTTCATACGCCTGAAGCGTCCCGTAAAAGTAGGGCGTCAGCAGCAGGCCCGACCGGTAGAACGTGTCGATCGATTCGCGGGCTCGGACGGCCGGAACTTTATCCATGCGAAGTTCGAGCGCGCGAATCAATGACTCGGTCACCATGATGCGGAATTCCGAGGTGTATGTCGGATCCACGCCTTGCATCTTCTTCGCGCGATCCAGAATCGTCGAGATGCTGCGCATCCGGTTGAAGTACGTGGTGACGAGGCTGTCGAGCTGGAAGTGCAGATAGGCGTGCCGGATATCATCGATCTTCGGATTCGACGAATCCCCGATGATGACGTAGTAACTGTCCTGATTGCTGCGGATGTTGACTGTATTGACTGGCGCCGCAAGTTCCAGATAGATGGACATGCCTCGCACTCCGTTCGAACCGAGAGGAATCCGCATGTACGCATCGCTCCGCAGAATGGCGTCGCGTAGGCTGGGACCAAGCTGCGCGATCTCGCGGTCATAGTCCGCTCTCAATTCGACCCAGTGCCTGGACAGATGCGCCTTGTCGTAGTACTCCCGCATGAGATCCGCAAAATCAAACACAGACCGGGCATCCGGAGGCAGCGATTCCTCCCGCAGCAATGGCTTGAACTCCGGCGGATCGCCAAGGTTCACGGCAAGCGAGATGTATTTTGCAAGCTGCGCTTCGTCGGTCTGGTCCGCCTTCTTGGCCGCATAAAACACTTTCAGGCGCGCAATCAGGTCGGGATCGACTCCTTCTGCATATTTCCGCACGGTTTCCCGCACGGGTGAATACTGGGACCCGAATTCAATATCGAATCCGGCCGCATTCAGAGCAGCCATCGCGGTAAACAGGCGCACGTCCCTTGAAATGTTGACGTTGGTGGATTGCGCGAAAGCGCCGGCGGTCAGGGCCACAACTATGGCCGGGGTCAGTAAAAGCCGCGGAAACATCCGGTAATAATAACATTCTCAGCCGGATCGTTGGACGCCGATCTACATTGGCGATGATCAGGTACACTCGTCGGATGCAGTTTGGCATTTCGACTCAGATCTATCGCGGACAACCGGTTACGGTCGATTTACTGGAATCCATCCGCAAGACGGGCTTCGACCGCTTCGAGCTGTTCTGCAACCGTCCGCACCTCGATTTTCACAATCGCGGGCTTCTGCGCGCAATCGGCCGATGGTTTCAGGAGAATGCTTTGCCTGCGCCCTCTCTGCATCTGCCGTTCGTTGAGAATACAGGTCACACGCAGCGGATCTGGATCTCCGTACTCGAACCGGAACGCCGCCAGCGCGAGGCGGCGCTCGATGAAATCAAACGATCCCTGGAACTGGCCAACTACGTTCAACTGGATTACGCCGTAATGCATCTGGGGAATCCCAAGGAGAAGTTCAGCCTGGTCGCGTTTGAGCACGCCTATGCTGCGATCGCGCAGATCCGCGCCTTTGCCGGAGTGGAAGTCGTGCTCGAAAACATTCCGAATGAAATCTCCACGATGGAGCGGCTCGAAGAATTCAAGCGGGTGTCACAAGCGCCCGACATCGGAATCTGCTACGACACCGGACACGGCCACATTCAGGGAATCACCGGCGGCCTGGACGGAATCCGCACGACCCACGTTCACGACAACAACGGCGAAAACGATGAACATCTCTGGCCATTCGAAGGAACCCTGAACTGGCCGGCGCTCATCGAGAAGCTTGTCCTCGCGAACTACAAAGGACCGTTCATGTTTGAAGCGCGCGGCGAGGAGCTCTCTAAAGGAAATGAGGTCCGCGAGCGCCTGGAAGAACTGTGGCATGAAGCTCACAATTCGATTGAGGAGTATCGGCAGAAATACGATCTGCGCCGCGGCTAAAACTTTGCCCAGCGCGGAACGCGGGGGAACGGCAGCACGTCGCGAATGTTTCCCATCCCGGTGATGTACATCAGTGCGCGCTCGAAGCCGAGGCCGAATCCGGCGTGCGGCACGGTGCCGTACTTGCGGATATCGAGATACCATTCGTAGCTCTCGAGGTTGTGGATGCCCGTTTCGCGCATGCGTTGCAGCAGCACATCGTAGCGTTCCTCGCGCTGGCTTCCGCCGATGATCTCGCCGACCTTCGGCACCAGGACGTCCATTGCGCGCACCGTGTTTCCATCCGTGTTCATCCGCATATAGAACGCCTTGATCTTGGCCGGATAGTCGTAAAGGATTACCGGCTTTTTGAAAACTTTTTCGGTCAGATACCGTTCATGCTCCGACTGAAGATCCACGCCCCAGCGGACCGGATACTGAAACGGCTCCTTGGAGTTCTCGAGGATCGTGATCGCTTCCGTATATGGCAGACGCTCGAATTTCGAGCCGGCGACAGCCTCCAGCGTCCCGCGGGCCTCCTTATCGATCCACTGGCCAAAGAAGTCCATTTCGTCCGTGCATTTCTCCAGCGCAAAGCGGAACAAGTACTTTAGAAAGTCCTCCGCCACATCCATATTGTCTTCGAGCTCGGCCCATGCCATCTCCGGCTCGATCATCCAGAATTCCGCAGCATGACGGCTGGTATTCGAGTTCTCCGCCCGGAATGTGGGACCAAAGGTATATATGTCGCCGAGAGCCGTCGCCACCAGCTCGCCTTCGAGCTGCCCCGAAACGGTGAGGTAGGATTCGCTCGCAAAGAAGTCTGCGTCCCAGTCGATTTTGCCTTCCCGCCTTGGAATATTCTCGAAATCGAGCGTGGAAACCCGGAACAGGTTCCCGGCGCCTTCGCAGTCCGAGGCCGAGATGATCGGAGTATGAATGTAGAAGAATCCGCGTTCCTGAAAATAACTGTGAACCGCGTACGCCAGCTTCGAACGAATCCGGTTCACAGCCCCAAAGGTGTTGGTGCGAGGCCGCAGATGCGCGATCTCCCGCAGAAACTCCATCGTGTGGCGCTTCTTCTGGAGCGGATAGGTCGCATCGGCCGGGCCGACCAGATCGACCTTCGAAACGCTGATCTCGTACTTCTGACCCTTGCCGCCCGACGGCACAAGGCTGCCTTCCATCCGGACCGAAGCGCCGGTCAGGATCTGTTCCAGCACAGGGAACGATTCCGGATGCTGAACCACACCTTGAATGTTCTTCATGCAGGACCCGTCATTCAGCTCAATGAACGCAATCTCTTTCGAGCTGCGAACCGTTCGAACCCAGCCCAGGATAATGACGTTCGATCCGACAGGAACCGCTTCATCTATAAGGATTCGAGAGACTTTCGTGCGCGCTTGATAGTCCATACGTAAATTCCTCTTCGATCCTACAATATGGATATATGCAAAAAATATCGATTATTGGCGTCCCGATGGACCTTGGCGCCGACCGCCGCGGTGTCGATATGGGGCCGTCCGCTTTGCGGTATGCGGATCTGAACAAAAAGCTTCAGGATCTCGGATACGAGGTCCGGGATCTCGGCGACATGGACGTCATCATCCCCGAGACGCACCATTTCGGTGATCCCCGCGCCAAGTACCTGAAAGAAATCAGCGATGCCTGTAATCATCTGGCGAACCTTGTCCTGGAAATCCGTCAGGAGGGACGCATGCCGCTTGTTCTGGGCGGCGATCACTCCATTGCGGTGGGAACGGTGTCCGGCGTGGCGGAAAGCTTCCGGCGGGAAGGCAAAAAGATCGGCCTCCTATGGTTCGATGCCCACGCCGATTTCAATACACCGGAGATCTCGCCGAGCGGCAATGTTCACGGCATGCCGATGGCCGCCATCATGGGCTACGGACCGATGCAACTGACGCAGATCTTCGGGTTCTCGCCCAAGATTCAACCTGAGCATGCCGTCCAGATCGGGATTCGCGAAGTCGATCCGGACGAACGCCAGCTTGTGAAGAAATCCGGCATTCACATCTTCACCATGAAAGACATCGACAAACGCGGCATCGGATCGGTGATGGAAGAGGCGCTGGCGATCGTCACGAAAGACACTGCCGGATTCGCGGTAACTCTGGACGCCGACTTTCTCGACCCCTATGAATCTCCCGGCGTGGCAACTCCCGTGCGCGGCGGCGCCGATTATCGTGAGGCGCACCTGGCCATGGAGATGATCGCGGATACAAACAAAATGGTTTCGTTCGAGATCACCGAGATCAACCCGATCCTCGACGTGCACAATAAGACGGCGCAATTCGGAATGGAGCTGATCCTTTCCGCGTTTGGAAAGCAGATTCTTTGATTTATGCCTGTTGAAACATCGACCCTGAAGAACGTCCTCGAAACTTTGACTCTGGAGGGGGCGGAGGGCGAGCTTTACGAAAAGCTCGGCAACGGCAAGCTGCGCTGCTTCGCCTGCGGGCATCGCTGCCTTATCGCCGAAGGGCTCGACGGCATTTGCCGGGTCCGCTTTAACCGCGGCGGCAAACTGCTCGTGCCCCACGGTTATGTCGGCGCGCTTCAGCTCGATCCCGTCGAGAAGAAGCCTTTCTTTCACGCACTGCCGGGCTCGCTGGCGATGAGCTTCGGAATGCTCGGGTGCGACTTCCACTGCGGTTACTGCCAGAATTGGGTCACGTCGCAGGCGCTGCGTGAACCGGGCGCCGTGGCTCCTCCCCACCAATTGACGGCCGAACAATTCATTTCATTGTCCATCGAACGTGGCGCGCGCATCGTCACGAGCACCTACAACGAGCCGCTGATCACCAGCGAGTGGGCTGTCGACATTTTCAAGGCGGCACGACGCGCGGGGTTGAAGACCTCTTACGTGTCCAACGGAAACGGCACCCCGGAAGTGCTCGCATATATCAAGCCGTGGGTGGACCTGTATAAGGTTGACCTCAAGAGCTTCCAGGACCGCAACTACCGGAAGCTCGGCGGCCTCCTGAACAATGTTCTCGATACGATTCAACGCCTGCACGCGATGGGCTTCTGGCTCGAGATCGTGACGCTTGTCATTCCCGGCTTCAACGACAGTAGTGAAGAACTGCGTGACATCGCCCACTTCCTGGCAAAGATTTCACCCGGCATACCGTGGCACGTCACGGCCTTTCATCAGGACTACAAGATGACCGATCCCGAGAACACGCCCGCCTCGACGCTGCTGCGCGCGGCAGAAATCGGAAAATCGGAAGGCTTGAATTTTGTGTATGCGGGAAACCTGCCGAGCCGCGTCGGAAGCTGGGAGAACACGTATTGCCCGGGCTGTAATGAGCTGCTGATCGACCGTTCCGGCTATCGCATCCGCACGATGCACATCAAGGAAGGCGCCTGCCCGAAGTGCTCGCGGACAATTCCCGGAGTCTGGAATTGACTTCTGCTACCTGGCTGCGGGTGCTTTGAAGATCGCCGGAATTGTCGATGACGAAGTCGGCGTACTTCACCTTTTCGCTCATCGGCATCTGGGCGCGGATGCGGGAGTCGATCTCGTCTTCTTTCAGGCCGGACCTCCGCAGCAGCCGCTCTTTCTGAATATCCGGACTGCAGGTGACGACCACAATCTTGGCGTAATTCCTGCAGGTTCCGACTTCGATCATCAAAGCCGCATCGACGATGGCGATCCCGCCCGGATCCTTCTCCTCCATCTCCTTGAGCCACTCCTGCTGGCGCCGGATGACCGCCGGGTGGACGAGACTGTTCAGCGTCTGTCGTGCTTCCGGGTTCTCTTTAAAAACGATATCTCCAAGAACCCGGCGGTCGATCGTGCCGTCGGCAGCAAGAATGCGCTGCCCGAACTCTTTCACGACCTCATCGTGAACCGCCTGGCCCGGCTCGAGAAGTTGATGGGTGATGCGATCCGAATCGATCAAGTGGCAGCCGAGCTCGACGAACATGACACCGGCCGTGCTTTTGCCGGTCGCAATCCCACCGGTCAGCCCGACCCGGAGCATCAGGCGCCTCGCCGCATTCTGGCCGCTTTAATCGTGTTCTTCATGAGCATTGCAATGGTCATGGGTCCGACGCCGCCAGGGACAGGCGTGATCATCGAAGCGACCTCCTTCACTGCGCGCTCGTCGACATCACCGGCCCAGATGTAGCCGCGCTTCTCGAAATCTTTCAACCGTCCTTCATCATTCCCGAACAGCCGTTTCACCTCTGCTGCGTCGGATACCTTATTGGTACCGACGTCGATCACAACGGCTCCCGGTTTGACCCAGTCGCGCGTGACCAGCGCAGTCCGGCCGATCGCCGCAACGACGATATCCGCCTGGCGCGTCACCTCCGCCAGGTTTCGGGTCTTTGAATGACAGATCGTCACCGTCGCATTCGCATGCATAAGCAGGAGAGCCTGCGGCTTCCCGACATCATCGCTCCGCCCGAGGACGACCGCGCTTGCGCCCTCGAGTTTCACATCCGAACGGCGCAAAAGCTCCATCACGCCGGACGGTGTGCAGGCAACCAGCGTCTCGTGGCCAAGGACGAGCGACCCGACATTCGCGGAATGAAAGCCGTCGACGTCTTTGCGCGGATCCACCGCTTCGAGGATCGCATGCTTCCGGACCTGCTTCGGCAGCGGCAGCTGAACCAGAATTCCGTCGATGGCATTGTCTTCGTTCAGCTTCCGAACCTCGGCCAGCAGCTGCTCGGTTGTGATGCTGCTCGGAATCATAAGCTTCCGGCTGTAGATTCCGAGTTGCTCGCATGTTTTCGCTTTCATGTTGACGTAAGCCGAAGACGCCGCATCTTCGCCGACCAGCACGACCGCCAACCCGGGTTGAATTCCCCGCCCCCTCAGTTCCCGAACCTCAGCCGCGACCTCACTCTTGATATCCTCGGCGATCTTCGTTCCATTGATAAATGAAGCCGTCATTGAATAGATGTCCCTCTCCAATCCGTTTCATTCTACACTGTGAAGAATGTCTTTAGCCCTCACGCTGCTCTTGATCGTTACTACTACTTCATTCGAATCCGCTATCAACAAGGCCTTTACGAGCGTCGAAAACAACGATTGGGCGGCCGCCGCTGGAGCTCTGGATCAGGCCTATGCCGCCGACCCCCTGACATTCGACGCCAACAATTTGCATTACCTCCGCGGACGGGCTGCTGAAGGCCAGAACGACTGGACTCGCGCGCGCGACGAATTCCAGAAAATCGGGAACGACAATCCGCTGCACGCTCTGGCCTCGTGGCACGCCGCCAGAGCGTCGATCAAATTGCATGACGATGCAGCGGCGCAGGCACTCCTCACGTCACTACCGCGCGGGTTTTCGTCAGGGCTCAAAGCGCAACTCGCCCGGGAAGCCGGCGGCGACCTGGCGCAGAAAATCTACCAGGATCTCAGCACGCGGGAGGCCCGATTCGAGCGGGCCAGGATCACCGGCGACACGGACACATTCTGGTCGCTGATCCACGAGAGCAAGGACGATGACGTCGCCATCGCGGGCGCGCGGCTGCTGGCGCCGTCTGCGAGTTCTTCGCACGATCAAATGGAACTCGCAGAAGTATTCGCCGATCATCGCGTCTTCGATGAGGCGTTGCCTCTGTATCAGAAGGCGTCGGCAGACGAGGCGGTGTCGGCGGATGCACGCTATCAGATCGCCCGGCTCCACTTTCAGCAGGAACGATACGCGCTCTCAATCGAGGACTATCAGGCGATTGCAAAAGACTTCGAGGGAACAGACTGGGAGAAGGATTCCGAATATCAAATCGCAAACTGCTATTGGCGTCTGGACGATTATCCGAATTCTGAAAAGGCTTATCTGTCATACATCCGGAAGTACGGCCACAAGGGAATGGAAGAAGCTGCGACGCGCAACCTCGTCGATGTCTATCGCGTGCAGGGCGAAAACCAGAAAGCGATCGCGACAATCGATCGTGCGCTGGCCACGCAGTTGTCGGTCGCGACCCGGCAGGTCTTCCAGTTCACAAAGGCCAAGATCCTGTACACGCAAAAGAAATACAGCGCCGCGCTTCTACTCTTCCAGCAACTCGGGCGAACGAAGCTTCGATCCGCAGCCGGCAGCGCGACGGCCGAAGAGGTCCAGTATTTTCAGGCACTGTGCCAGTGGAACCTCGGCAACAAGTCTGCCGCCGCGGTGATCTGGCGGAAACTGGCGTCCATGGACTCCTACTATGGACTGCGTTCGGCAGGGCACCTCACCAAGTCAAACGCCGGGGATTCGAACGTCTGCTCCGATCCGTCGAATCCGGCAGTGAAGTCGGCCGAACAGGACCTCACCAGCTTGCGCCATCCGCTCCGCACGGCGTTGAATCCCGAGGCGGACACCGTGTCCGAACTGGTCTTTCTGCATCTCTGGGATGAGGCCGCATTCTGGCTCAATGAATCCGATACGCGGCCGCCACGGCGCGCCGCTGCCGAAATTTCGTATCTGGGCGGCGAATACCATCGCGCCATATCGCTGGCGGACCGGCTTCCGCGAACGGACTCGATTCGTCCTCTCGTATATCCCGCCGGATATCGAAATACGATTTGCGCCGCCGCGGTGTCATCTAAAGTAGATCCCCTCTGGATTCACGCCATCATCTGGCAGGAAAGCAAATATGACCCGAACTCCAGGTCCGGCGCCGCCGCCCGCGGCCTGATGCAATTCATTCCGGACACCGCGAACGCGGTCGGGTCTTCAATCGGCATGACGAACCTCACACTGGACAAACTGTTCGACCCATCCGTCAGCATCCGCCTCGGCGCAGCCTACTGGGCGGCATTGATGCAGAAATTCAAATCGCCCGAGATGGCCCTTGCCGCTTATAACGGCGGTCCCGACAATGTGAAGCGCTGGCTCAACAAGTCGTCCGATCCCGAACTCTTCGTCTCCGACATCGGCTTCGTCGAAACGAAGAAATATGTCATGTCGGTCTTCGCCGCTCACGCGGCTTACGCGTCTCTGGCCAATCAATAACGTCGGAACGCAGACATCAACTCCGCTTGACCTGCTCAACAACCTGGATCGGTTTTTGCAGCCTGAACGTCATAGGCGTTCCGGCAGGAATTTTGATTGATTTCTCCCTGGTCATAACCTGCGCCGTTCCGCCAACTGCTGCGCCGGACGCGCCACCAATAAGTGCTCCTTTTCCGCCGCCCACAATAGCGCCGAGGATGCCTCCAGCGGCCGCACCGCCGCCGACAAACTTACCGGTCCGTTTGTTTTTTCCGATTCCCTTGCTGCCCTGCTCCCGAACAGGGTTGGTGTGCACGGTATGCCGCCGGCCTCCAACCGAAACAGACTGCAACAGGACGACAAGATCGGCAGAACCCTTGATCTTGC includes the following:
- a CDS encoding Gfo/Idh/MocA family oxidoreductase → MKICMVGSGAFAKKHLDGLARIKGAEVASIHGRTAETTKAVADKYGIPFSTTDFNAAITRPGVEAVILTSPTQVHAEQAVQSMRAGKHVEVEIPISDSLADAEKILAVQKETGLTAMGGHTRRFNPSHQWIHKKIEAGELKLLHLVVQTFFFRRTNMNAEGKPRSWTDHLLWHHACHTVDIFHHQTGEVASEASAMQGPMHPELKIAMDMSIQMKVPSGALCTLALSFNNNGPLGTWFRYICDNGTYIARYDELVDGFEKPVDVSKVDVSLDGIELQDREFISAIEQKREPNSSVAQVLPAMRVLDRLERSLK
- a CDS encoding tetratricopeptide repeat protein; this encodes MFPRLLLTPAIVVALTAGAFAQSTNVNISRDVRLFTAMAALNAAGFDIEFGSQYSPVRETVRKYAEGVDPDLIARLKVFYAAKKADQTDEAQLAKYISLAVNLGDPPEFKPLLREESLPPDARSVFDFADLMREYYDKAHLSRHWVELRADYDREIAQLGPSLRDAILRSDAYMRIPLGSNGVRGMSIYLELAAPVNTVNIRSNQDSYYVIIGDSSNPKIDDIRHAYLHFQLDSLVTTYFNRMRSISTILDRAKKMQGVDPTYTSEFRIMVTESLIRALELRMDKVPAVRARESIDTFYRSGLLLTPYFYGTLQAYENDNVSLRDEFGEMARDVKFNVEETRFDQTFQKIPVPQKSVARPEVPARPPEPPPDPAHDLLAQAQVAFNAGDMAKAQSAFERVLSDFDKDNGAAEYGLGLIASRKGDADQAKQYFDRAIRSGSAEPGMKVWAYIYRGRISDLECERDKAVGYYQQAIQLGDDSQHAQTAAHDGMQKPYGDSCK
- a CDS encoding sugar phosphate isomerase/epimerase family protein gives rise to the protein MQFGISTQIYRGQPVTVDLLESIRKTGFDRFELFCNRPHLDFHNRGLLRAIGRWFQENALPAPSLHLPFVENTGHTQRIWISVLEPERRQREAALDEIKRSLELANYVQLDYAVMHLGNPKEKFSLVAFEHAYAAIAQIRAFAGVEVVLENIPNEISTMERLEEFKRVSQAPDIGICYDTGHGHIQGITGGLDGIRTTHVHDNNGENDEHLWPFEGTLNWPALIEKLVLANYKGPFMFEARGEELSKGNEVRERLEELWHEAHNSIEEYRQKYDLRRG
- the asnS gene encoding asparagine--tRNA ligase, with amino-acid sequence MDYQARTKVSRILIDEAVPVGSNVIILGWVRTVRSSKEIAFIELNDGSCMKNIQGVVQHPESFPVLEQILTGASVRMEGSLVPSGGKGQKYEISVSKVDLVGPADATYPLQKKRHTMEFLREIAHLRPRTNTFGAVNRIRSKLAYAVHSYFQERGFFYIHTPIISASDCEGAGNLFRVSTLDFENIPRREGKIDWDADFFASESYLTVSGQLEGELVATALGDIYTFGPTFRAENSNTSRHAAEFWMIEPEMAWAELEDNMDVAEDFLKYLFRFALEKCTDEMDFFGQWIDKEARGTLEAVAGSKFERLPYTEAITILENSKEPFQYPVRWGVDLQSEHERYLTEKVFKKPVILYDYPAKIKAFYMRMNTDGNTVRAMDVLVPKVGEIIGGSQREERYDVLLQRMRETGIHNLESYEWYLDIRKYGTVPHAGFGLGFERALMYITGMGNIRDVLPFPRVPRWAKF
- the rocF gene encoding arginase, whose translation is MQKISIIGVPMDLGADRRGVDMGPSALRYADLNKKLQDLGYEVRDLGDMDVIIPETHHFGDPRAKYLKEISDACNHLANLVLEIRQEGRMPLVLGGDHSIAVGTVSGVAESFRREGKKIGLLWFDAHADFNTPEISPSGNVHGMPMAAIMGYGPMQLTQIFGFSPKIQPEHAVQIGIREVDPDERQLVKKSGIHIFTMKDIDKRGIGSVMEEALAIVTKDTAGFAVTLDADFLDPYESPGVATPVRGGADYREAHLAMEMIADTNKMVSFEITEINPILDVHNKTAQFGMELILSAFGKQIL
- the amrS gene encoding AmmeMemoRadiSam system radical SAM enzyme, with protein sequence MPVETSTLKNVLETLTLEGAEGELYEKLGNGKLRCFACGHRCLIAEGLDGICRVRFNRGGKLLVPHGYVGALQLDPVEKKPFFHALPGSLAMSFGMLGCDFHCGYCQNWVTSQALREPGAVAPPHQLTAEQFISLSIERGARIVTSTYNEPLITSEWAVDIFKAARRAGLKTSYVSNGNGTPEVLAYIKPWVDLYKVDLKSFQDRNYRKLGGLLNNVLDTIQRLHAMGFWLEIVTLVIPGFNDSSEELRDIAHFLAKISPGIPWHVTAFHQDYKMTDPENTPASTLLRAAEIGKSEGLNFVYAGNLPSRVGSWENTYCPGCNELLIDRSGYRIRTMHIKEGACPKCSRTIPGVWN
- the coaE gene encoding dephospho-CoA kinase (Dephospho-CoA kinase (CoaE) performs the final step in coenzyme A biosynthesis.) codes for the protein MLRVGLTGGIATGKSTAGVMFVELGCHLIDSDRITHQLLEPGQAVHDEVVKEFGQRILAADGTIDRRVLGDIVFKENPEARQTLNSLVHPAVIRRQQEWLKEMEEKDPGGIAIVDAALMIEVGTCRNYAKIVVVTCSPDIQKERLLRRSGLKEDEIDSRIRAQMPMSEKVKYADFVIDNSGDLQSTRSQVAEVNSRLRELSASTSGRRLP
- a CDS encoding bifunctional 5,10-methylenetetrahydrofolate dehydrogenase/5,10-methenyltetrahydrofolate cyclohydrolase, with protein sequence MTASFINGTKIAEDIKSEVAAEVRELRGRGIQPGLAVVLVGEDAASSAYVNMKAKTCEQLGIYSRKLMIPSSITTEQLLAEVRKLNEDNAIDGILVQLPLPKQVRKHAILEAVDPRKDVDGFHSANVGSLVLGHETLVACTPSGVMELLRRSDVKLEGASAVVLGRSDDVGKPQALLLMHANATVTICHSKTRNLAEVTRQADIVVAAIGRTALVTRDWVKPGAVVIDVGTNKVSDAAEVKRLFGNDEGRLKDFEKRGYIWAGDVDERAVKEVASMITPVPGGVGPMTIAMLMKNTIKAARMRRGA
- a CDS encoding transglycosylase SLT domain-containing protein encodes the protein MSLALTLLLIVTTTSFESAINKAFTSVENNDWAAAAGALDQAYAADPLTFDANNLHYLRGRAAEGQNDWTRARDEFQKIGNDNPLHALASWHAARASIKLHDDAAAQALLTSLPRGFSSGLKAQLAREAGGDLAQKIYQDLSTREARFERARITGDTDTFWSLIHESKDDDVAIAGARLLAPSASSSHDQMELAEVFADHRVFDEALPLYQKASADEAVSADARYQIARLHFQQERYALSIEDYQAIAKDFEGTDWEKDSEYQIANCYWRLDDYPNSEKAYLSYIRKYGHKGMEEAATRNLVDVYRVQGENQKAIATIDRALATQLSVATRQVFQFTKAKILYTQKKYSAALLLFQQLGRTKLRSAAGSATAEEVQYFQALCQWNLGNKSAAAVIWRKLASMDSYYGLRSAGHLTKSNAGDSNVCSDPSNPAVKSAEQDLTSLRHPLRTALNPEADTVSELVFLHLWDEAAFWLNESDTRPPRRAAAEISYLGGEYHRAISLADRLPRTDSIRPLVYPAGYRNTICAAAVSSKVDPLWIHAIIWQESKYDPNSRSGAAARGLMQFIPDTANAVGSSIGMTNLTLDKLFDPSVSIRLGAAYWAALMQKFKSPEMALAAYNGGPDNVKRWLNKSSDPELFVSDIGFVETKKYVMSVFAAHAAYASLANQ